One Actinoplanes missouriensis 431 DNA segment encodes these proteins:
- a CDS encoding GNAT family N-acetyltransferase, whose product MALGFVRPARPEDAPEIARIQLSTWRTAYRRMFPPHVLANLDEAYLARGWTEAITAPPSARHRVLIAVEQSETSKTVVGFAASGPADEQALAPTEKPLPDDVAAVTDLLIEPRWGRRGHGSRLLAAMVDHWRSDQFRSAVAWAYEADEVMRKFLGSTGWEPDGAARALDVDDMLVPQVRLHVAVTDD is encoded by the coding sequence ATGGCTCTCGGCTTCGTCCGCCCCGCGCGTCCCGAGGACGCCCCGGAGATCGCCCGCATCCAACTCTCCACCTGGCGTACCGCGTACCGCCGGATGTTCCCGCCGCATGTGCTGGCGAACCTCGACGAGGCGTACCTCGCGCGCGGCTGGACCGAGGCGATCACCGCGCCGCCCTCCGCCCGGCACCGCGTCCTGATCGCCGTCGAGCAGAGCGAGACGTCCAAGACCGTGGTCGGTTTCGCCGCGTCCGGCCCGGCCGACGAGCAGGCCCTCGCGCCCACCGAGAAACCACTGCCGGACGACGTCGCCGCGGTCACCGACCTGCTGATCGAACCCCGCTGGGGCCGGCGCGGTCACGGCAGCCGCCTGCTCGCCGCCATGGTCGACCACTGGCGTTCTGATCAGTTCCGGTCGGCGGTGGCCTGGGCGTACGAGGCCGACGAGGTGATGCGCAAGTTCCTCGGCTCGACCGGCTGGGAACCCGACGGAGCGGCCCGCGCGCTCGACGTGGACGACATGCTCGTACCCCAGGTTCGCCTGCACGTCGCGGTCACGGACGACTAG